Proteins encoded together in one Thermoplasmatales archaeon BRNA1 window:
- a CDS encoding Tfp pilus assembly protein PilF, translating to MPVFGSKFEAGIWDDIRRAEGQKNLQNREKALSAALSKILTSEGEVSSALLARMIEIVSAEEAEGWKDDVADLVSKQRPQDCKASLAAASCLARKGIVNEARTYLEGVHGSVDIPTYSYVKAEVLVADQHTQEAAKSLMGSLRSDPLNVKAYEFLEKLIPQKNWRALMAIELMAAGKPFDAPDDTGGPEMALYRIYHEWYRGTHDGANSLLISSEGYKEEDPDYILLSARMARDEGDWVNAQRMYEKASKSMPDDINVLCETGDSYLNGGDAETALARFRSAEAHDPANPIVVRGLIRGYMSLGKNSEALEILNEFLDSEMAVYDDYEYASREMLRMGYSAEASEVASAILNTYPGDATACIVMSKSMVAEGNLREAEAYAKAAVSNNRKDPESLAQMSRVYLVLRHTSKAVRYAKRAVSADAKSVTALTTLMEVYREAGENDMAMETCRKILEIDPHNDEAANVLSKLEMAQVIKDSDASSILPEVSGSEDFIRLISTLIAERKYAEAEKLCRDNDDKYGNVAAVRRLRGNAEYALGEFLKASASFASAAALEPECAEIWHSKGLADEAFGDLDSAEAAYNQAVLLDMKNPHYWISKGCVQEMKGNKVAAVDSFNRAIELDQSSTYALVKKASIMAEYGRFSDAINFMDLAEATDPKNNDIQKIKMQIYLAATRFTDAAYIGKKLVKKDPDAITVACLARADIGLDDTAAARKLLDKALADDPDNVDLLVVYRELCQKMGDNEALIAVCRNIIKLDQYDKESRKILADALYKVGRGDEASMLYSSLDRTPTEDDRETAAVSEVQHDDPASVFQIAKSLLEVGDVVGAGRMADKAMESDPDNVDYILFRASVYRRTGDIRVADAFLSQYLTRNPSSAPILEAMGDLKAEVGEYKAAADSYSDALRNGARPDVYVKLGNVQEKMDARDAAVNSYSNAVKIDPHDSDASRALALLQIKTHDYDGALRSIRTSLASEQTAEGYAILAQICQLRKDREGVRDAYKGFLRFENPPDYMIEKVVSALNSVGLRSEAGMLRSHMDGEKQVAEAPAEEEVPPAVKRLAERIMRRAYMLGAETSDPAILDALNADPELAKAAVDFLADARTYGDVIPGTPNFDRYERLSYNSIFRGKNKDLEAMTIECAYVAGGAKDVDEAKVLLAYIRSAMTSPVPRDVPEDLRNISQGLNGDETLEQIMLDCKCGVMTARMIQSCVHE from the coding sequence TTGCCGGTATTCGGCAGCAAGTTCGAAGCGGGCATATGGGATGACATCCGCAGAGCCGAGGGTCAGAAGAACCTTCAGAACCGCGAGAAGGCTCTTTCCGCGGCATTGTCCAAAATCCTGACGTCCGAGGGCGAGGTTTCATCCGCCCTGCTGGCGAGGATGATCGAGATCGTCTCCGCCGAGGAGGCGGAGGGATGGAAGGACGACGTCGCCGATCTGGTTTCGAAACAGCGTCCCCAGGACTGCAAAGCGTCCCTCGCCGCGGCATCGTGTCTCGCAAGGAAGGGCATCGTTAACGAGGCCCGCACCTACCTCGAGGGGGTCCACGGTTCGGTGGACATTCCCACCTACTCTTACGTGAAGGCCGAGGTGCTGGTCGCCGACCAGCACACGCAAGAGGCGGCCAAGTCCCTCATGGGCAGTCTCCGCAGCGATCCCCTCAACGTCAAGGCATACGAGTTCCTCGAGAAGCTCATCCCCCAGAAGAACTGGAGGGCGCTCATGGCCATAGAACTCATGGCCGCGGGGAAGCCCTTCGATGCCCCCGACGATACCGGCGGGCCGGAGATGGCCCTCTACCGCATCTACCACGAGTGGTACAGAGGCACCCACGACGGCGCCAACAGCCTTCTGATATCCTCCGAGGGATACAAGGAGGAGGACCCGGACTACATCCTCCTATCCGCGAGGATGGCAAGGGACGAGGGCGACTGGGTTAACGCCCAGAGGATGTACGAGAAGGCATCCAAGTCCATGCCGGATGACATCAACGTCCTCTGCGAGACCGGCGACTCCTACCTTAACGGCGGGGATGCCGAGACCGCCCTCGCACGTTTCAGGAGCGCGGAGGCCCACGACCCAGCCAACCCCATAGTCGTCAGGGGACTTATCCGGGGATACATGTCGCTCGGCAAGAACTCCGAGGCCCTCGAGATTCTCAACGAGTTCCTGGACTCAGAGATGGCCGTGTACGACGATTACGAGTACGCCTCCCGCGAGATGCTCCGCATGGGATACTCCGCCGAGGCATCCGAGGTCGCTTCCGCGATCCTCAACACATACCCGGGCGATGCCACAGCATGTATCGTCATGTCCAAATCCATGGTGGCGGAGGGCAACCTCCGCGAGGCCGAGGCCTATGCCAAGGCCGCCGTTTCCAACAACAGGAAGGACCCGGAGAGCCTGGCGCAGATGTCCAGGGTGTATCTGGTCCTCAGGCACACCTCCAAGGCCGTCCGCTATGCGAAGAGGGCCGTCTCAGCCGACGCGAAGTCGGTCACGGCCCTGACCACCCTCATGGAGGTCTACCGCGAGGCCGGCGAGAACGACATGGCGATGGAGACCTGCAGGAAGATCCTGGAGATCGATCCCCACAACGACGAGGCGGCTAACGTCCTGTCCAAGCTGGAGATGGCCCAGGTCATCAAGGACTCCGACGCCTCATCCATTCTCCCGGAGGTATCCGGGTCGGAGGACTTCATCAGGCTGATATCCACGCTTATCGCCGAGCGCAAATACGCCGAGGCGGAGAAGCTATGCAGGGACAACGATGACAAATACGGCAACGTGGCCGCAGTCAGGAGGCTCAGGGGAAACGCGGAATACGCCCTCGGGGAGTTCCTGAAGGCATCCGCGTCCTTCGCATCCGCCGCTGCTCTCGAACCGGAGTGTGCGGAGATATGGCATTCCAAGGGTCTCGCCGACGAGGCCTTCGGCGACCTCGATTCGGCGGAGGCGGCCTACAACCAGGCTGTCCTGCTCGACATGAAGAACCCGCATTACTGGATCTCCAAGGGATGCGTCCAGGAGATGAAGGGGAACAAGGTGGCCGCCGTCGATTCGTTCAACCGCGCCATCGAGCTCGACCAGTCCTCCACATACGCCCTCGTGAAGAAGGCGTCCATCATGGCGGAGTACGGGCGCTTCTCCGATGCCATCAACTTCATGGATCTGGCCGAGGCGACCGATCCGAAGAACAACGACATCCAGAAGATCAAGATGCAGATATATCTGGCCGCGACCCGCTTCACCGATGCCGCATACATCGGGAAGAAGCTCGTCAAGAAGGACCCGGACGCGATAACCGTGGCCTGTCTCGCCAGGGCGGACATAGGTCTGGACGACACGGCCGCCGCGAGGAAGCTGCTCGACAAAGCGCTCGCCGATGACCCGGACAACGTGGACCTCCTGGTGGTCTACAGGGAACTGTGCCAGAAGATGGGGGACAACGAGGCCCTCATCGCGGTCTGCCGCAACATCATCAAACTCGATCAGTATGACAAGGAGAGCAGGAAGATCCTGGCGGATGCTCTCTACAAGGTCGGCAGGGGGGACGAGGCGTCCATGCTGTATTCCTCCCTCGACCGCACCCCGACGGAGGATGACAGGGAGACAGCGGCCGTCAGCGAGGTCCAGCATGACGACCCCGCATCCGTCTTCCAGATAGCCAAGTCGCTCCTGGAGGTGGGCGACGTGGTCGGCGCCGGGAGGATGGCTGACAAGGCCATGGAGTCCGATCCGGACAACGTGGATTACATCCTGTTCCGCGCATCGGTCTACCGCCGTACCGGCGACATCAGGGTTGCCGACGCATTCCTTTCACAGTATCTGACCAGGAATCCCTCCTCCGCACCCATCCTCGAGGCCATGGGAGACCTCAAGGCCGAGGTCGGGGAGTATAAGGCGGCCGCCGACTCCTACAGCGATGCACTCAGGAACGGCGCCCGTCCCGACGTCTACGTGAAGCTCGGGAACGTCCAGGAGAAGATGGATGCCAGGGACGCCGCCGTCAACAGCTACTCCAACGCCGTCAAGATAGATCCGCACGATTCCGACGCAAGCAGGGCGCTCGCCCTCCTGCAGATCAAGACCCATGACTACGACGGTGCCCTCCGTTCCATCAGGACCTCCCTCGCATCCGAGCAGACTGCCGAGGGATATGCCATCCTGGCACAGATCTGTCAGCTTAGGAAGGACAGGGAAGGTGTCAGGGACGCGTACAAGGGATTCCTCCGTTTTGAGAACCCTCCGGACTACATGATCGAGAAGGTCGTTTCGGCACTCAACAGCGTCGGGCTCAGGTCCGAAGCGGGAATGCTCCGGTCCCATATGGACGGGGAGAAACAGGTGGCCGAGGCCCCTGCCGAGGAGGAGGTGCCGCCGGCGGTCAAGAGGCTGGCCGAGCGCATCATGCGCCGCGCATACATGCTCGGTGCCGAGACATCCGACCCCGCGATCCTGGACGCCCTCAACGCCGATCCAGAGCTCGCCAAGGCGGCAGTGGACTTCCTGGCGGATGCCAGGACCTACGGGGACGTCATCCCCGGGACCCCCAACTTCGACAGGTACGAGCGCCTGTCCTACAATTCCATATTCCGCGGGAAGAACAAGGACCTCGAGGCAATGACCATCGAGTGCGCCTATGTCGCGGGAGGGGCCAAGGACGTCGACGAGGCAAAGGTCCTCCTGGCATACATCCGCTCCGCCATGACCTCCCCTGTGCCGAGGGATGTCCCGGAGGATCTGCGCAACATCTCCCAGGGTCTCAACGGGGACGAGACCCTCGAGCAGATAATGCTGGACTGCAAGTGCGGAGTAATGACCGCACGCATGATACAGTCCTGTGTCCACGAGTGA
- a CDS encoding protoporphyrin IX magnesium-chelatase has product MFPFTRVVKQEKMKRALLLNVIDPTIGGVLIKGEKGTAKSTAVRSMSQFLPSRPAVKGCVYRCDPRFPKRLCADCQEKLANGEKLEKITVPMKVVELPLNATEDRVSGTLDLEYVLKTGKKKFEPGVLAAANGNILYVDEINLLDDHIVDLLLDSAAMGVNYVEREGVSFSHPARFVLVGTMNPEEGNLRPQLLDRFGLSVEVEGEEEVSTRMEVIRRRLEFDNDPEKYIAGCKDELKELTDKIVKARELIPKIPIDEKAMEMAARLSMHYNMEGHRSDLTLIRAARANAALEGHDHIDVKDMESVASLVLAHRIKGKAFEKVQFDDSEVRECLRKIA; this is encoded by the coding sequence TTGTTCCCGTTCACCCGCGTTGTCAAACAGGAGAAAATGAAGAGGGCCCTGCTCCTCAACGTCATCGACCCCACCATCGGCGGAGTCCTCATCAAGGGAGAGAAGGGAACCGCCAAGTCCACTGCGGTCAGATCCATGTCCCAGTTCCTGCCCTCAAGGCCTGCCGTCAAGGGCTGCGTCTACCGCTGCGACCCGCGCTTCCCCAAGAGGCTCTGCGCGGACTGCCAGGAGAAACTCGCCAACGGGGAGAAACTCGAGAAGATCACCGTCCCCATGAAGGTCGTCGAGCTCCCCCTCAACGCCACCGAGGACCGTGTTTCCGGAACCCTCGACCTCGAGTATGTCCTCAAGACCGGGAAGAAGAAGTTCGAGCCCGGGGTTCTCGCCGCCGCCAACGGCAACATCCTCTACGTCGACGAGATCAATCTCCTCGACGACCATATCGTCGACCTTCTCCTTGACTCCGCAGCCATGGGAGTCAACTACGTCGAGAGGGAGGGCGTCTCCTTCTCCCATCCTGCCAGGTTCGTCCTGGTCGGAACCATGAACCCTGAAGAGGGTAACCTCCGCCCCCAGCTTCTCGACCGTTTCGGACTTTCCGTCGAGGTCGAGGGTGAGGAGGAGGTCAGCACCCGCATGGAGGTCATCAGGAGGAGACTCGAGTTCGACAACGACCCCGAGAAGTACATCGCCGGATGCAAGGACGAGCTCAAGGAGCTCACCGACAAGATCGTGAAAGCCAGAGAGCTGATCCCCAAGATCCCGATCGATGAGAAGGCGATGGAGATGGCCGCACGCCTTTCAATGCACTACAATATGGAGGGACATAGGTCCGACCTCACCCTCATCCGCGCCGCCAGGGCCAACGCCGCCCTCGAGGGCCACGACCACATCGACGTGAAGGACATGGAGTCCGTCGCATCCCTGGTCCTCGCCCACCGCATCAAGGGAAAGGCCTTCGAGAAGGTCCAGTTCGACGACAGCGAGGTTCGCGAATGCCTCAGAAAGATAGCCTGA
- a CDS encoding Glycerol uptake facilitator and related permeases (Major Intrinsic Protein Family): MDNAFRSYFAELIGTMVLVLFGCGAAVFLGGVVGGGALAIALAFGLTVVVMSVTVGNISGAHLNPAVSLGMFLDKRIDLKTFVMYFIFQLVGAIIGAALLAVFAMGAFDCGFGDLGNLAMATNDAEGVGVAYAMIIEIVLTMIFVLIALAATAKNGMDKFAGLYIGLGLTMVHLVGIPLTGCSVNPARSLGASILHVAEGADFVASEFYVFLIAPLIGAAIAWAIWKFVLDDDAE, from the coding sequence ATGGATAATGCATTCAGATCATACTTCGCCGAACTCATCGGCACCATGGTTCTCGTCCTCTTCGGATGCGGAGCCGCAGTCTTCCTCGGAGGGGTCGTGGGAGGGGGTGCACTCGCTATCGCCCTCGCCTTCGGTCTGACCGTCGTGGTCATGTCCGTGACCGTCGGAAACATCTCCGGTGCTCACCTCAACCCGGCCGTTTCTCTCGGAATGTTCCTTGACAAGAGGATCGACCTCAAGACTTTCGTCATGTACTTCATCTTCCAGCTCGTCGGAGCCATCATCGGAGCTGCGCTCCTCGCGGTCTTCGCAATGGGTGCCTTCGACTGCGGATTCGGAGATCTTGGGAACCTCGCAATGGCCACCAACGATGCCGAGGGCGTCGGAGTCGCCTACGCCATGATCATCGAGATCGTCCTCACCATGATCTTCGTCCTCATCGCCCTCGCGGCAACCGCCAAGAACGGAATGGACAAGTTCGCGGGACTCTACATCGGTCTCGGACTCACCATGGTCCACCTCGTCGGAATCCCCCTCACCGGATGCTCCGTCAACCCCGCGAGGTCCCTCGGGGCCTCCATCCTCCACGTTGCCGAGGGTGCGGACTTCGTCGCATCCGAATTCTACGTGTTCCTGATCGCCCCGCTCATCGGAGCGGCGATTGCATGGGCCATCTGGAAGTTCGTCCTTGACGACGACGCTGAGTGA
- a CDS encoding DNA-directed RNA polymerase, subunit L: MQIRVVKKEADTVRFGLKDANSTIIEPIIEFLNKDPEVVFARYIVDHPDLDDPILEVKVKSGTPEDAVKRAAESVGKAFSL; the protein is encoded by the coding sequence ATGCAGATCAGGGTTGTGAAAAAAGAAGCAGACACCGTCAGGTTCGGCCTGAAGGATGCCAACTCAACAATCATCGAGCCCATCATCGAGTTCCTCAACAAGGACCCCGAGGTCGTTTTCGCCAGGTACATCGTCGACCACCCCGACCTAGACGACCCCATCCTCGAGGTCAAGGTAAAGTCCGGCACTCCCGAGGACGCAGTCAAGAGGGCTGCCGAGAGCGTCGGAAAGGCATTCTCCCTGTGA
- a CDS encoding Mg-chelatase subunit ChlI, whose amino-acid sequence MPQKDSLKPNSLPFSAIYGNVPAKTALMVAAVSPSIRAVMLKGASGTAKTVLARSIMSIDPGKKLINVPLNVTDEQLFGSIDLEHAVATGKVELGDCILLRANKNYLYLDDCDLFDPNLLTGLMDDVVDGTVRVERENVSTQYRVSTTVIASMHSSRKHFDSHVSDCFDICVTMRRPRKDDEENFPMSMEVLRRNLALEDDTLDIKKYRQMDKAVANQIKSARKLLPEVKIAQEKMRNISRICKLLGVKGCRGAISTAHTAKALAALAGRKRVTDDDVANAAVLCLDHRRTVSAEDLKEKKKNYTPIQTGEDRLGKLRKLTKNVDNHDKKPEVIELQPGAEGSGGVEVVQIGDGFMNDDEVKQVITKAAEKFEVLDIMEAEDSNGFRQGDEVAKRMYAESKDRNGKYVRARLPEGNCSDIAFDATIRAAAPYQRARKQPGEEGIKLEKQDLREKVREKQITSTFLFLLDTSGSLIIRNRMAKVKAAIESMLQTHYVKRDRVGLMTFNEEAIDLIMQPSRATEQLEQIIDKIAVGTGTPLSAALMKVYDYMLPYSIKHPDERCHIVLLTDGKATKALDFRKTPIEEALEISEHIDIPNADWIVIDTGLGYTKNDIPKTLAKNLHAKFFLLDDLQVPEDNTFNIWKGWSKENEKALASVKK is encoded by the coding sequence ATGCCTCAGAAAGATAGCCTGAAGCCCAACTCGCTCCCGTTCTCTGCGATATACGGAAACGTGCCCGCCAAGACCGCGCTAATGGTGGCGGCGGTCAGCCCCAGCATCAGGGCCGTCATGCTCAAGGGCGCCTCCGGCACGGCCAAGACCGTCCTCGCCCGCTCCATCATGAGCATCGACCCGGGGAAGAAGCTTATCAACGTCCCGCTCAACGTCACCGACGAACAGCTGTTCGGGTCCATCGACCTAGAGCACGCCGTGGCCACCGGGAAGGTGGAGCTCGGGGACTGCATACTCCTCAGGGCGAACAAGAACTACCTATACCTGGACGACTGCGACCTGTTCGATCCCAACCTCCTCACGGGGCTGATGGACGACGTGGTCGACGGGACCGTCAGGGTGGAGAGGGAGAACGTTTCCACCCAGTACAGGGTGAGCACCACCGTCATCGCATCCATGCATTCGTCCAGGAAGCACTTCGACTCCCACGTCTCCGACTGCTTCGACATCTGCGTCACAATGCGCAGGCCCCGCAAGGACGACGAGGAGAACTTCCCCATGAGCATGGAGGTCCTCAGGAGGAACCTCGCCCTGGAGGACGACACCCTGGACATCAAAAAGTACAGGCAGATGGACAAAGCGGTCGCCAACCAGATCAAGAGTGCCAGGAAGCTGCTTCCCGAGGTAAAAATCGCCCAGGAGAAGATGAGAAACATCTCCAGGATCTGCAAGCTCCTCGGCGTCAAGGGATGCAGGGGGGCGATCTCTACCGCCCACACCGCCAAGGCCCTCGCGGCGCTTGCCGGAAGGAAGAGGGTCACCGATGACGACGTTGCCAATGCGGCCGTCCTCTGCCTCGACCACCGCCGTACCGTCTCCGCCGAGGACCTGAAGGAGAAAAAGAAGAACTACACCCCCATCCAGACGGGGGAGGACAGGCTCGGCAAGCTCAGGAAGCTCACCAAGAACGTCGACAACCACGACAAGAAGCCCGAGGTCATCGAGCTCCAGCCAGGGGCGGAAGGCTCCGGAGGCGTGGAGGTCGTGCAGATCGGGGACGGCTTCATGAACGATGACGAGGTCAAGCAGGTCATCACCAAGGCGGCCGAGAAGTTCGAGGTCCTCGACATCATGGAGGCCGAGGACAGCAACGGATTCCGCCAGGGGGACGAGGTCGCCAAGAGGATGTACGCCGAGTCCAAGGACAGGAACGGAAAGTACGTCCGCGCAAGACTGCCCGAGGGCAACTGCTCCGACATCGCCTTCGACGCCACCATCCGCGCCGCCGCGCCCTACCAGAGGGCCCGCAAGCAGCCCGGGGAGGAAGGTATCAAACTGGAGAAGCAGGACCTCAGGGAGAAGGTCAGGGAGAAGCAGATCACATCCACCTTCCTGTTCCTGCTCGACACGTCCGGGTCCCTGATCATCCGCAACCGCATGGCGAAGGTCAAGGCCGCCATTGAGTCCATGCTCCAGACCCACTACGTCAAGCGCGACAGGGTCGGACTGATGACCTTCAACGAGGAGGCGATCGACCTCATCATGCAGCCCTCCAGGGCCACCGAGCAGCTGGAACAGATCATCGACAAGATCGCGGTCGGTACCGGGACCCCTCTCAGCGCCGCGCTGATGAAGGTCTACGACTACATGCTGCCCTACTCGATCAAACACCCCGACGAGAGGTGCCACATCGTCCTCCTGACCGACGGCAAGGCCACCAAGGCCCTGGACTTCAGGAAGACCCCCATCGAGGAGGCGCTGGAGATCTCCGAGCACATCGATATCCCCAACGCCGACTGGATCGTCATCGATACCGGTCTCGGATACACCAAGAACGACATCCCCAAGACCCTCGCGAAGAACCTCCACGCGAAGTTCTTCCTGCTCGATGACCTGCAGGTCCCCGAGGACAATACTTTCAACATCTGGAAGGGATGGTCCAAGGAGAACGAGAAGGCCCTGGCCTCCGTGAAGAAGTAA
- a CDS encoding ERCC4-like helicase, with the protein MAFVDAPGIAPGKLEDRRYQADMAKGCMRENTLVILPTGLGKTAVAARVAAEVLTKGRKVLIMAPTKPLVDQHRGYFSSVLPSFVIGLLNGNMDPKKRADVVSASDMIISTPQCIENDLDSRRYSLKDFGLVVFDEAHKATGSYAYVGVAEHISPGTYVIGMTASPGSDLKKIEEVCNNLSISRIDVRSDDDPDVSPYVHDTYVNRIVVNMPQDLVDVSNMFKELLNQYFGELMSLRLVVNPNWPASTKHMLAIGQTLQIRLARGEKTSTVFRGLTVQSICIKILRAIDYAETQGMSTLRSFLQKINEGAESEDGSRADRELVSRENYKKIWKIVSTSRVEHPKISRIMSLVSRVLSEGEGSKIIIFTQYRESCDIIAEKVSAVGGAKVCKLIGQANGGQKQKEQIGTLDDFRRGVYNVVVATSVGEEGLDIASTNAVIFYEPVPSEIRTIQRRGRTGRKNDGEVYMLIAADTMDEVVEQASKKKEAAMRERLETLSRDLSRNRVLPRGQSQLGRF; encoded by the coding sequence ATGGCTTTCGTGGATGCACCCGGGATAGCTCCCGGAAAACTCGAGGACCGCCGTTACCAGGCGGACATGGCGAAGGGATGTATGAGGGAGAACACCCTCGTCATCCTCCCCACCGGCCTGGGCAAGACCGCCGTCGCCGCAAGGGTCGCCGCCGAGGTGCTCACGAAAGGCAGGAAAGTTCTGATTATGGCTCCCACCAAACCCCTGGTGGACCAGCACAGAGGGTACTTCTCATCCGTCCTTCCCTCCTTCGTAATCGGCCTTCTCAACGGGAACATGGATCCGAAGAAGAGGGCTGATGTTGTAAGTGCCAGCGATATGATCATCAGCACCCCGCAGTGCATCGAGAACGATCTCGACTCCCGCAGGTACAGTCTAAAGGATTTCGGCCTCGTGGTCTTCGACGAGGCCCACAAGGCCACCGGCAGCTACGCCTATGTGGGCGTGGCGGAGCACATCTCTCCGGGAACCTACGTGATAGGCATGACCGCTTCCCCCGGAAGCGACCTCAAGAAGATCGAGGAGGTCTGCAACAACCTCTCAATCTCCAGGATCGACGTCCGTTCCGACGACGACCCCGACGTGTCCCCGTACGTCCACGACACCTACGTGAACCGCATCGTGGTGAACATGCCCCAGGATCTGGTCGACGTCTCCAACATGTTCAAGGAGCTGCTCAACCAGTACTTCGGGGAGCTCATGAGCCTGAGACTGGTGGTGAACCCCAACTGGCCGGCATCCACCAAACACATGCTCGCCATCGGGCAGACCCTCCAAATAAGGCTCGCCAGGGGCGAAAAGACCTCCACCGTCTTCAGGGGGCTCACCGTCCAGAGCATCTGCATCAAGATCCTCCGCGCCATCGATTACGCAGAGACCCAGGGCATGTCGACCCTCAGGTCGTTCCTCCAGAAGATCAACGAGGGGGCGGAATCCGAGGACGGCTCCCGCGCGGACCGCGAACTGGTCTCCAGGGAGAACTACAAGAAAATCTGGAAGATCGTCTCCACCAGCAGGGTCGAGCATCCCAAGATCTCCAGGATCATGAGCCTCGTGTCCCGCGTCCTCTCCGAAGGCGAGGGTTCCAAGATCATCATATTCACTCAGTACCGCGAATCCTGCGACATCATCGCCGAGAAAGTCTCTGCCGTCGGAGGGGCAAAGGTCTGCAAACTCATCGGCCAGGCCAACGGCGGCCAGAAGCAGAAGGAGCAGATCGGTACCCTCGACGACTTCAGGAGGGGGGTCTACAACGTCGTGGTCGCAACCTCCGTCGGGGAGGAGGGGCTGGACATCGCCAGCACGAACGCCGTGATCTTCTACGAGCCCGTCCCCTCCGAGATCCGCACCATCCAGAGGCGCGGAAGGACCGGCAGGAAGAACGACGGCGAGGTGTACATGCTCATCGCCGCCGACACCATGGACGAGGTCGTGGAGCAGGCCAGCAAGAAGAAGGAGGCAGCCATGAGGGAGAGGCTCGAGACCCTAAGCAGGGACCTCTCCAGGAACCGCGTCCTGCCCCGCGGACAGTCTCAGCTAGGCAGGTTTTAA
- a CDS encoding DNA ligase I, ATP-dependent (dnl1) — protein MQFSDIAEVFDRLEHTSSRLEMTDILSDFFKRVDPRDLRQIIYLSVGRLHPDFYPQELGMADKLVLRAISAVSGRPQSEVDQLSIRIGDPGDIAEQLIQKKKQMTLFSEPLTFEAVIEGLTAIETASGKDSQDRKMKHLSRMLHDSGPVEARYICRIVTGRMRVGAGSMTVMDALASAFANKEDRPEIERAFNITCDMGLVAETLAEGGLEAVRKIGVSVGSPIRVMLAERLRSLPDIIDRMGGKCAFEYKYDGIRVQAHIRKGDGGFVKLYSRRLEDMTSNFPDIAEALQRQLRGSEAIIEGECVAIDPSTDNLMPFQNVTHRRKKHGMSQAVEDVPVRIFMFDLLYLDGTDYTLSPYPKRREILEGAFDVNTDPSTYDHVGYTTRAVIDNDDDAQRFFDTAIASKCEGIIAKSLEDESIYRAGSRGFLWIKYKKDYTQALVDSFDLTVVGAFYGMGKRAGVYGALLMAAYDPDTGKFCTTCKLGTGFDDAFLASLPSLLDRYRSESKPTSVFAEMVPDVWFVPGVVLEVTAADISISPIHTAAYGSVKEDAGLGLRFPRFTGRVRDDKTPEQGTTVGEIREFYDMQEERDADPSDEPGGEFTD, from the coding sequence ATGCAGTTCAGCGATATCGCGGAGGTATTCGACAGGCTCGAACACACGAGCAGCCGTCTCGAGATGACGGACATACTCTCGGATTTCTTCAAAAGAGTGGATCCCCGCGACCTGAGGCAGATCATCTACCTCTCCGTCGGAAGACTGCACCCCGACTTCTACCCCCAGGAACTGGGGATGGCCGACAAACTCGTCCTCAGGGCCATCTCCGCGGTGTCCGGGAGGCCCCAGTCGGAAGTCGACCAGCTCTCCATCAGGATCGGGGACCCGGGAGACATCGCCGAACAGCTGATCCAGAAGAAGAAGCAGATGACCCTGTTCTCCGAACCCCTCACGTTCGAGGCCGTCATCGAGGGGCTCACCGCCATCGAGACCGCATCCGGCAAGGACTCCCAGGACAGGAAGATGAAACACCTCTCCAGGATGCTCCATGATTCCGGGCCCGTCGAGGCGAGGTACATCTGCAGGATCGTCACCGGCAGGATGAGGGTCGGAGCGGGTTCCATGACCGTCATGGACGCCCTCGCATCCGCTTTCGCCAACAAGGAGGACCGCCCCGAGATCGAGAGGGCCTTCAACATCACCTGCGATATGGGATTGGTGGCCGAGACCCTCGCCGAGGGCGGACTGGAAGCCGTCAGGAAGATCGGCGTCAGCGTCGGCAGCCCCATCAGGGTCATGCTCGCCGAGAGGCTCCGCTCCCTGCCGGACATCATCGACAGGATGGGCGGGAAGTGCGCCTTCGAGTACAAATACGACGGCATCCGTGTCCAGGCGCACATTAGGAAGGGGGATGGGGGCTTCGTCAAGCTCTACTCCCGCAGGCTGGAGGACATGACCTCCAACTTCCCGGACATCGCCGAGGCCTTGCAGAGACAGCTTAGGGGCAGCGAGGCGATCATCGAAGGGGAGTGCGTCGCCATCGACCCCTCCACAGACAACCTGATGCCGTTCCAGAACGTCACCCACAGACGCAAGAAGCACGGTATGTCACAGGCCGTGGAGGACGTCCCCGTCCGCATATTCATGTTCGACCTCCTGTACCTCGACGGTACGGATTACACCCTCTCCCCGTATCCCAAGAGGAGGGAGATCCTCGAAGGGGCCTTCGACGTCAACACGGACCCGTCCACCTACGACCACGTGGGCTACACCACCCGTGCGGTCATCGACAACGACGACGATGCCCAGAGGTTCTTCGACACCGCAATCGCCTCCAAATGCGAGGGCATCATAGCCAAGTCCCTGGAGGACGAATCGATCTACCGCGCAGGATCCAGGGGATTCCTGTGGATCAAGTACAAGAAGGACTACACCCAGGCCCTCGTCGACTCCTTCGACCTCACCGTCGTCGGTGCGTTCTACGGCATGGGGAAGAGAGCCGGGGTATACGGTGCGCTGCTTATGGCGGCATATGACCCAGACACCGGAAAGTTCTGCACCACCTGCAAGCTCGGGACCGGTTTCGACGATGCCTTCCTCGCATCCCTGCCGTCCCTTCTGGACAGGTACAGGTCCGAGTCCAAGCCCACCTCCGTGTTCGCCGAGATGGTCCCCGACGTATGGTTCGTCCCCGGAGTGGTACTCGAGGTCACCGCCGCGGACATCAGCATCAGCCCCATCCACACCGCCGCCTACGGCTCCGTCAAGGAGGATGCCGGCCTCGGACTGAGGTTCCCCAGGTTCACCGGCAGGGTGAGGGATGACAAGACCCCCGAACAGGGAACCACCGTCGGCGAGATACGCGAGTTCTACGACATGCAGGAGGAGAGGGACGCCGACCCCTCCGACGAACCTGGCGGCGAATTCACGGACTGA